A window from Oncorhynchus mykiss isolate Arlee chromosome 9, USDA_OmykA_1.1, whole genome shotgun sequence encodes these proteins:
- the ela2 gene encoding elastase 2, which yields MKFVILALFVAGAYGCGLPTFPPIITRVVGGEDVRENSWPWQVSLQYQSGSNFHHTCGATLISSQWVMTAAHCINSRNTYRVYLGKHNLKNNNEEGSMALTPAKIIVHENWDSYRIRNDIALIKLQSPVTFSDSVMAACLPDSGIVLPHNAPCYVTGWGRLWTGGPIADVLQQALLPVVSHANCTKPDWWGSLVTSSMVCAGGDGDLASCNGDSGGPLNCQNSDGSWDVHGVVSFGSSMGCNYPKKPSVFTRVSAYISWINNVMTSN from the exons ATGAAGTTTGTGATCTTGGCTTTGTTTGTTGCTGGTG CCTACGGATGTGGGCTGCCCACCTTCCCCCCTATCATCACCAGGGTGGTCGGAGGAGAGGATGTCCGTGAGAACAGCTGGCCCTGGCAG GTGTCTCTTCAGTACCAATCTGGTAGCAACTTCCACCACACCTGTGGCGCCACTCTGATCTCCAGCCAATGGGTCATGACCGCTGCTCACTGCATCAA CAGCCGCAACACCTACAGGGTATACCTGGGCAAGCACAACCTGAAGAACAACAACGAGGAGGGTTCCATGGCTCTTACTCCCGCCAAGATCATCGTCCATGAGAACTGGGATTCCTACAGAATCCG TAACGACATTGCCCTGATCAAGCTTCAGAGCCCTGTCACCTTCTCTGACTCTGTCATGGCGGCCTGTCTGCCCGACTCCGGCATCGTCCTGCCCCACAATGCTCCCTGCTACGTCACTGGCTGGGGACGCCTCTGGA CTGGAGGCCCCATCGCTGACGTACTGCAGCAGGCCCTCCTGCCCGTGGTCAGCCATGCCAACTGCACCAAGCCCGACTGGTGGGGCAGCCTTGTTACCAGCAGCATGGTctgtgctggtggtgatggagaccTTGCTAGCTGCAAC GGAGACTCCGGTGGCCCCCTGAACTGCCAGAACTCTGATGGCTCCTGGGATGTTCACGGTGTGGTGAGCTTTGGCTCCAGCATGGGCTGCAACTACCCCAAGAAGCCCTCCGTCTTCACCCGCGTCAGTGCCTACATTTCCTGGATCAACAAC gTGATGACCAGCAACTAA